From the Niallia taxi genome, the window GTTGTGACTCAGTTTTTGTTATAGTTCACTCAGTTTTTGTTATAGTTCACTCAGTTTTTGTTATAGTTCACTCAGTTTTTGTTATAGTTAGGTCCCTCAAACCCTTGATACATAAGGGTTTTTTGCCTCCTAAAACAATTAAAACAATTAAAACAATTAAAACAAATAATTGATAAAACAATCAAAACAAGAGAGATTTGTAAAAACTTGTTTTTTTATTATTTTGTTAATTAAGAATATTTTTAAAAAATAAAAACTCCGTTTATCTAGTGTCTGTTTTAAATTTTCTGAAATATAACACAAGTAGACTATCATTTGTGTTTTTTGTTATATTTTAGAATGATCAATAAAAAGGAGTTTTAATATGGGATCCAAGATAAGTGCAGACAACTTAATTACGAAATCAAATCAGCTTATTGAAGCAGCATATAAATTAAACGAGATAGAACAAAAAATCATCTTAACCCTTATTAGTTTAGTTCAACCAAATGATAAGGAATTTCAATCTTACACTTTCACAATCAAAGATTTCATAAAACTGATTGGCGGAAACAGTAATACAAGGTATAAGGAACTAGAAGAAATTACGAGGAATATGTTAGCTAAAATTTATGAAATAAGATTCGAAGAAAGATTAGTACAAGTTCAATGGTTATCCCAAGCTGATTATAACTATAAAAAGGGGACAATCGAGCTTACACTACATAAGTTTCTTACCCCTTATTTATTAGAGTTGAAAAAGGAATTTACATCGTATCATTTAAAAAACGTAAGTAAACTAAAGGGGCATTATTCTATAAGGATATATGAACTGCTTAAGCAATATGAACGTCTACAAGAAAGAACCCTCACTATGGAGGACCTAAGACATAAGTTGGGCGCAACAAGTATATATCCTGCTTATGGAAACTTTAAGCAGCGTGTAATACTCCCTTCTCAAAAGCAGATAAATAAAAAATCAGATATCACATTTGAATTTCAAGAGATAAAACAAGGAAGGGCAGTTAAAGAAATTAAATTCTTTATAAAAACCAAAGACTCTATTATTCAACCTTTACCTATTCCGATATCTCATTCCAGTCAAAATGCAGTGTTAGATACAGAAGAACTTGAAAATGATCTTTTTGTTGTTTCTAAAGACGATATTAAAGACATTAAAAGTTTGGCG encodes:
- a CDS encoding replication initiation protein — its product is MGSKISADNLITKSNQLIEAAYKLNEIEQKIILTLISLVQPNDKEFQSYTFTIKDFIKLIGGNSNTRYKELEEITRNMLAKIYEIRFEERLVQVQWLSQADYNYKKGTIELTLHKFLTPYLLELKKEFTSYHLKNVSKLKGHYSIRIYELLKQYERLQERTLTMEDLRHKLGATSIYPAYGNFKQRVILPSQKQINKKSDITFEFQEIKQGRAVKEIKFFIKTKDSIIQPLPIPISHSSQNAVLDTEELENDLFVVSKDDIKDIKSLASDLGVKVPNKTIQSWLNYGKRNVIRVMESIRDDHKIENPIGFITYKLKNEIDKNIIEINPSDDAIQDFINSHIPKRKIKRVEFLTDWMMKPEALKTFSKYMNEDDALDLWNSKKEAIMQELNDRRGKMILN